A window of Corallococcus macrosporus DSM 14697 contains these coding sequences:
- a CDS encoding DUF6289 family protein, with translation MQMKRWVGQMALVAGLLTGCGGVEQDDAELSLDTQEEALAACALQFWYEFYSDSEYTNLVGQSGCTCGGGRVNWGNKSEYRLVRIAPQPCP, from the coding sequence ATGCAGATGAAGCGATGGGTCGGTCAGATGGCGCTGGTCGCGGGACTGCTGACGGGCTGTGGCGGCGTGGAGCAGGACGACGCCGAGCTGTCCCTGGACACGCAGGAGGAGGCGCTCGCCGCGTGCGCGCTTCAGTTCTGGTACGAGTTCTATTCGGACAGCGAGTACACGAACCTGGTCGGGCAGTCCGGCTGCACCTGCGGCGGTGGCCGCGTGAACTGGGGCAACAAGTCGGAGTACCGCCTCGTCCGCATCGCCCCGCAGCCGTGCCCTTGA
- the purE gene encoding 5-(carboxyamino)imidazole ribonucleotide mutase, translating into MASKVTPWVGVIMGGKSDLEHLQPAVDILKELGIPHEVRVVSAHRTPDWMMEYASTAESRGLSVIIAAAGGAAHLPGMVSSKTLLPVIGVPMPTTLLSGLDALLSIVQMPKGVPVGTQAIGKPGAANAALHAAAILCLKYPELRERLAAWRKARTDEVLAHRELS; encoded by the coding sequence ATGGCGAGCAAGGTCACCCCGTGGGTCGGGGTCATCATGGGCGGTAAGAGCGACCTGGAGCACCTGCAGCCCGCGGTCGACATCCTCAAGGAGCTGGGCATCCCGCACGAGGTGCGCGTGGTGTCCGCCCACCGCACCCCGGACTGGATGATGGAGTACGCGTCCACCGCGGAGTCGCGGGGGCTGTCCGTCATCATCGCCGCCGCGGGCGGCGCGGCCCACCTGCCGGGCATGGTGTCCAGCAAGACGCTGCTGCCCGTCATCGGCGTGCCCATGCCCACCACGCTGCTGAGCGGGCTGGACGCGCTGCTGTCCATCGTCCAGATGCCCAAGGGCGTGCCGGTGGGGACGCAGGCCATTGGCAAGCCGGGCGCCGCCAACGCCGCCCTGCACGCCGCGGCCATCCTCTGCCTGAAGTACCCGGAGCTGCGCGAGCGGCTCGCGGCCTGGCGCAAGGCGCGCACCGACGAGGTGCTGGCGCACCGGGAGCTGTCATGA
- the purK gene encoding 5-(carboxyamino)imidazole ribonucleotide synthase codes for MSPRVVLPGGTIGMLGGGQLGRMMALAARTLGFQVQALDPDADCPAHSVVDRCHTAPFGDAAAAETLARACDTVTLEIEKIPLATLEAVARHTPMRPGADVLRVIQHRGRQKGWLAKGGFPLGPWREAHSAEELAEAIQALGGRCFVKSSEGGYDGRGQVEVTSADEAAQAWRELGERSVVVEAALALQSELSVLVARSPNGEVAVYPPAFNHHEERILAWSLLPGPLPKPVLERATELARGITEQLQVEGLLVIELFLLKDGSVLVNELAPRPHNSFHSTEVACLTSQFEQAVRAVCNLPLGSVEVVRPAAIVNLLGDLWLKDGGPRFQDVLAMPGVRLHLYGKREARKGRKMGHLSAVGSSPEDALARVRAAATALGM; via the coding sequence ATGAGCCCGCGCGTGGTGCTGCCCGGCGGCACGATTGGCATGCTCGGCGGCGGCCAGCTCGGGCGGATGATGGCCCTGGCCGCGCGCACGCTCGGCTTCCAGGTGCAGGCCCTGGATCCGGACGCGGACTGCCCCGCCCACTCCGTGGTGGACCGCTGCCACACCGCGCCCTTCGGCGACGCGGCGGCCGCGGAGACGCTGGCGCGCGCGTGCGACACGGTGACGCTCGAAATCGAGAAGATTCCCCTCGCCACGCTGGAGGCGGTGGCGCGGCACACGCCCATGCGCCCGGGCGCGGACGTGCTCCGCGTGATTCAGCACCGCGGCCGGCAGAAGGGCTGGCTCGCCAAGGGCGGCTTCCCGCTGGGCCCCTGGCGCGAGGCGCACTCCGCCGAGGAGCTGGCCGAGGCCATCCAGGCGCTGGGCGGGCGCTGCTTCGTGAAGTCCAGCGAGGGCGGCTACGACGGGCGCGGGCAGGTGGAGGTGACGTCCGCGGACGAGGCCGCCCAGGCGTGGCGCGAGCTGGGTGAGCGCTCCGTGGTGGTGGAGGCCGCGCTGGCGCTCCAGTCCGAGCTGTCCGTGCTGGTGGCCCGCAGCCCCAACGGGGAGGTGGCGGTGTACCCGCCCGCCTTCAACCACCACGAGGAGCGCATCCTCGCGTGGTCGCTGCTGCCAGGCCCGCTGCCGAAGCCGGTGCTGGAGCGGGCCACGGAGCTGGCGCGCGGCATCACCGAGCAGCTCCAGGTCGAAGGCCTGCTCGTCATCGAGCTGTTCCTGCTGAAGGACGGCAGCGTGCTCGTCAACGAGCTGGCGCCGCGCCCGCACAACAGCTTCCACTCCACCGAGGTGGCGTGCCTCACCTCGCAGTTCGAGCAGGCGGTGCGCGCGGTGTGCAACCTGCCGCTCGGCTCCGTGGAGGTGGTGCGTCCGGCGGCCATCGTCAACCTGCTGGGTGACTTGTGGCTGAAGGACGGCGGCCCGCGCTTCCAAGACGTGCTGGCCATGCCCGGCGTCCGCCTGCACCTGTACGGCAAGCGGGAGGCGCGCAAGGGCCGGAAGATGGGCCACCTGTCCGCGGTGGGCAGCTCGCCCGAGGACGCGCTCGCCCGCGTGCGGGCCGCCGCCACCGCGCTGGGGATGTGA
- a CDS encoding DUF192 domain-containing protein, which yields MGVAMPLLLATACQQEAQGSAPRATPKAAEAPRPRVTDVTAEDYVMPPLPRGHVRLEDAFGGAHRVEVEIAATADSRQRGMMWRKELAAGKGMLFLFPHEQVQGFWMRNTLISLDMIFITSDLRVAGIVSRAVPRSFESRSVGAPSQYVLEVPGGWTEKVGIRKGSAVRFEGVAGLDIEP from the coding sequence ATGGGGGTGGCCATGCCGCTGCTGCTGGCCACGGCCTGCCAGCAGGAGGCGCAGGGTAGCGCGCCCCGCGCCACGCCGAAGGCCGCGGAGGCGCCGCGTCCGCGCGTCACCGACGTCACCGCCGAGGACTACGTCATGCCGCCGCTTCCGCGTGGACATGTGCGGCTGGAGGACGCCTTCGGCGGTGCGCACCGGGTCGAGGTGGAGATCGCAGCGACGGCGGACTCGCGCCAGCGGGGCATGATGTGGCGCAAGGAGCTGGCGGCGGGGAAGGGCATGCTGTTCCTCTTCCCGCATGAGCAGGTCCAGGGCTTCTGGATGCGGAACACGCTCATCTCGCTGGACATGATCTTCATCACGTCGGACCTGCGGGTGGCGGGCATCGTGTCGCGCGCGGTGCCTCGCTCCTTCGAGTCCCGCTCCGTGGGGGCGCCCAGCCAGTACGTGCTGGAGGTGCCCGGCGGCTGGACGGAGAAGGTCGGCATCCGCAAGGGCAGCGCCGTCCGCTTCGAGGGCGTCGCGGGTTTGGACATCGAGCCCTGA
- a CDS encoding vWA domain-containing protein: protein MNRTVLFLSLAGGLALTALVLGLPQLGTPPPREPVVVADPIRPTPPPAPPVVPATSGSLTLTSRLSHPYVPTGTSELFATFDLTGAEVPGAQRSPVNLALVIDRSGSMSGYKLAQAKQAARHLIGLLGDADRLAIIHYGSDVKSLPSLQATAANRERMFQYVDGIWDEGGTNIGAGLSAGRYQLSAAQQAYGVNRLILMSDGQPTEGLTSDEELTRMARELRAAGITLSAIGVGTDFNEDLMQSFAEYGAGAYGFLEDAAQLATLFQKDLQQAGTTVARGVTLTFTLPPGTSLGEVLGYRASQSGNQVHVALPDFSAGQLERVVARLNVTGDTVGQTVRVVDLKLAYTDLIRDAQVANAASLTSVVTNRREEVLARQDREATVYAARARSAVNMQKAAEALSEGRKDEAKLYLQRNQALFDEASAVSGSAAVAADQAEQQAVLDAYDNAEGEEARRSLVKQSKVKALKSFGKLGSTY, encoded by the coding sequence ATGAACCGTACGGTCCTCTTCCTCAGTCTGGCTGGCGGTCTCGCGCTCACCGCCCTGGTGCTGGGGCTGCCCCAACTGGGCACCCCGCCCCCGCGGGAGCCGGTCGTCGTCGCGGACCCCATCCGGCCAACGCCCCCTCCCGCTCCGCCCGTGGTGCCCGCCACGTCAGGCTCGCTGACGCTGACGAGCCGCCTGTCCCATCCGTACGTCCCCACGGGCACCTCCGAGCTGTTCGCCACCTTCGACCTGACGGGCGCCGAGGTGCCGGGGGCGCAGCGCAGCCCCGTCAACCTGGCGCTCGTCATCGACCGCTCGGGCTCCATGAGCGGCTACAAGCTGGCTCAGGCGAAGCAGGCGGCGCGGCACCTCATCGGGCTGCTGGGTGACGCGGACCGGCTGGCCATCATCCACTACGGCTCGGACGTGAAGAGCCTGCCGTCCCTGCAGGCCACCGCCGCCAACCGCGAGCGGATGTTCCAGTACGTGGACGGCATCTGGGACGAGGGCGGCACCAACATCGGCGCGGGCCTGTCCGCCGGGCGCTACCAGCTCTCCGCCGCGCAGCAGGCCTACGGCGTCAACCGCCTCATCCTCATGAGCGACGGCCAGCCCACCGAGGGCCTCACCTCCGACGAGGAGCTGACGCGCATGGCGCGGGAGCTGCGCGCCGCCGGAATCACCCTGAGCGCCATTGGCGTGGGCACGGACTTCAACGAGGACCTGATGCAGTCCTTCGCCGAGTACGGCGCGGGCGCCTACGGCTTCCTCGAGGACGCCGCCCAGCTCGCCACCCTCTTCCAGAAGGACCTGCAGCAGGCGGGGACGACGGTGGCGCGCGGCGTGACGCTGACCTTCACCCTGCCCCCTGGCACGTCGCTGGGCGAGGTGCTGGGCTACCGCGCCAGCCAGTCCGGCAACCAGGTCCACGTGGCGCTGCCTGACTTCTCCGCCGGCCAGCTGGAGCGCGTGGTGGCGCGGCTCAACGTCACCGGCGACACGGTGGGCCAGACGGTTCGCGTGGTGGACCTGAAGCTGGCCTATACCGACCTCATCCGCGACGCCCAGGTGGCCAACGCGGCCTCGCTGACCTCCGTGGTGACCAACCGCCGCGAGGAGGTGCTGGCCCGCCAGGACCGCGAGGCCACCGTCTACGCCGCCCGCGCGCGCAGCGCCGTCAACATGCAGAAGGCGGCGGAGGCGCTGAGCGAGGGCCGCAAGGACGAGGCGAAGCTCTATCTGCAACGCAACCAGGCCCTCTTCGACGAGGCCAGCGCGGTGTCCGGCAGCGCGGCGGTCGCCGCCGACCAGGCCGAGCAGCAGGCCGTGCTGGACGCGTATGACAACGCGGAAGGCGAGGAAGCTCGGCGCTCCCTCGTGAAGCAGAGCAAGGTGAAGGCGCTCAAGAGCTTCGGCAAGCTCGGCTCCACGTACTGA
- a CDS encoding putative metal-binding motif-containing protein, which produces MDGYGHGGHWQYACNRPSGYVSNGSDCHDSNASINPGMPESCMDTIDNNCDGYVAPYCGSNPNPNPTPWPCPPGQSCQEP; this is translated from the coding sequence GTGGATGGCTATGGCCATGGCGGACACTGGCAATACGCCTGCAACCGGCCGTCCGGATATGTGTCCAACGGCTCCGACTGCCACGACTCCAACGCCAGCATCAACCCTGGCATGCCCGAGTCGTGCATGGACACCATCGACAACAACTGCGACGGCTACGTGGCCCCCTACTGCGGCTCGAATCCCAATCCCAATCCCACCCCCTGGCCCTGCCCACCGGGACAGTCCTGCCAGGAGCCGTGA
- a CDS encoding AMP-dependent synthetase/ligase, with the protein MQLPQFQTLIDILKRSTSTFGSRELFGEKKNGQWVWTTYSRFGEMVDDLRGGLAQLGVGAGDRVAVISNNRLEWAVGAYATYSLGGAYVPMYESQQAKELQFIINDSGSKVVFCATDEIAQRIQSVRAELPHLEHIIRFSGTTSDTDSFATLLRRGAETPTPMVSPKPTDLAGLIYTSGTTGQPKGVMLSHANIARNVSAMHEVFPMGTDDRSLAFLPWAHVFGQTVELHALFSMGASMAIAEAVEKIIDNLSEVKPTLLFSVPRIFNRIYDGLQKRMAGEKPVTRFMFRRGLAVAAEKRALAEQGKSSGLLDLQHAFFDKVVFSKVRARFGGRLKYAFSGGSAISKEVAEFIDNLGITVYEGYGLTETSPIATANFPENRKIGSVGKALPGVRIEIDTAATGEAKQGEIVVHGHNVMMGYYNKPEENEKVFTGNGGFRTGDMGYLDPDGYLYITGRIKEQYKLENGKYVVPSPIEQSLALSTFIANALVHGMNKPYNVAIIVVDVDALKKWATEKGLDTSSMPELLKRPEVLQLYREQVNEFTRDVKGYERPQRFLLTSEDFTVANDMLTPKMSVKRRNVVARYNDAIEALYREGADRSVSAA; encoded by the coding sequence ATGCAGCTCCCGCAGTTCCAGACCCTGATCGACATTCTCAAGCGCAGCACCTCCACCTTCGGCAGCCGCGAGCTCTTCGGAGAGAAGAAGAACGGTCAGTGGGTCTGGACGACCTACTCCCGCTTCGGAGAGATGGTCGATGACCTGCGAGGAGGGCTCGCGCAGCTCGGCGTGGGCGCGGGTGACCGCGTGGCCGTCATCTCCAACAACCGCCTGGAGTGGGCGGTGGGCGCGTACGCCACGTACTCGCTCGGCGGCGCCTACGTGCCGATGTACGAGTCGCAGCAGGCGAAAGAGCTGCAGTTCATCATCAACGACAGCGGCTCCAAGGTCGTCTTCTGCGCCACGGATGAAATCGCGCAGCGCATCCAGTCCGTGCGCGCGGAGCTGCCGCACCTGGAGCACATCATCCGCTTCAGCGGGACCACCAGCGACACGGACAGCTTCGCCACGCTGCTGCGGCGGGGCGCCGAGACGCCCACGCCCATGGTGAGCCCCAAGCCCACGGACCTGGCGGGCCTCATCTACACGTCGGGCACCACCGGCCAGCCCAAGGGCGTGATGCTCAGCCACGCGAACATCGCGCGCAACGTGTCGGCGATGCACGAGGTCTTCCCCATGGGGACGGACGACCGCTCCCTGGCCTTCCTCCCCTGGGCGCACGTCTTCGGACAGACGGTGGAGCTGCACGCGCTGTTCTCCATGGGCGCGTCCATGGCCATCGCGGAGGCGGTGGAGAAGATCATCGACAACCTCTCCGAGGTGAAGCCCACGCTGCTGTTCAGCGTGCCGCGCATCTTCAACCGCATCTACGACGGGCTGCAGAAGCGCATGGCCGGCGAGAAGCCGGTGACGCGCTTCATGTTCCGCCGGGGCCTCGCCGTCGCGGCCGAGAAGCGCGCGCTCGCCGAGCAGGGCAAGTCCAGCGGCCTGCTGGACCTGCAGCACGCCTTCTTCGACAAGGTGGTCTTCTCCAAGGTCCGCGCGCGCTTCGGCGGGCGGCTCAAGTACGCCTTCTCCGGCGGCTCGGCCATCTCCAAGGAGGTGGCGGAGTTCATCGACAACCTCGGCATCACCGTCTACGAGGGCTACGGCCTCACGGAGACGTCGCCCATCGCCACGGCCAACTTCCCGGAGAACCGGAAGATCGGCTCGGTGGGCAAGGCGCTGCCCGGCGTGCGCATCGAAATCGACACGGCGGCCACCGGCGAGGCGAAGCAGGGCGAAATCGTCGTGCACGGGCACAACGTGATGATGGGCTACTACAACAAGCCCGAGGAGAACGAGAAGGTCTTCACCGGCAACGGCGGCTTCCGCACCGGTGACATGGGCTACCTGGATCCGGACGGCTACCTCTACATCACCGGCCGCATCAAGGAGCAGTACAAGCTGGAGAACGGCAAGTACGTGGTGCCCAGCCCCATCGAGCAGTCGCTGGCGCTCTCCACGTTCATCGCCAACGCGTTGGTCCACGGCATGAACAAGCCGTACAACGTGGCCATCATCGTGGTGGACGTGGACGCGCTGAAGAAGTGGGCCACGGAGAAGGGCCTGGACACCAGCTCCATGCCGGAGCTGCTCAAGCGTCCCGAGGTGCTGCAGCTCTACCGTGAGCAGGTGAACGAGTTCACCCGCGACGTGAAGGGCTACGAGCGCCCGCAGCGCTTCCTGCTCACCAGCGAGGACTTCACCGTCGCCAACGACATGCTCACCCCCAAGATGAGCGTGAAGCGCCGCAACGTGGTGGCTCGCTACAACGACGCCATCGAGGCGCTGTATCGCGAGGGCGCGGACCGCTCCGTCTCCGCGGCCTAG
- a CDS encoding zinc-binding dehydrogenase: MKSPVVPETMRALVLTAYDGRPESLRVESRPVPRPTPGQVLVRVAAAPINPADLMFVRGQYGLRKPLPVVPGLEASGTVVAAGGVAGRLLVGRRVACVAPGDGDGLWAEYAAVPLGQCLPLRAQVSDEQGASLFINPFTAWVLMERAKEGGHAALAQTAAAGTMGRMLLALAKRRGVPIVNVVRRQEQVALLRELGAEHVLSTHEPEFEERLHRVCHALKVSLAFDPVGGRLTGQLLHALPEGGTVIVYGSLSEQECRIAPADLIFGRKRVEGFWLSEWHRQGFGAAQIKALMGVPSLVGQTLETPVRARLPLESAGEAVRIASADMTSGKVLFVPEQGQAPAASP; the protein is encoded by the coding sequence ATGAAGAGCCCCGTCGTTCCCGAGACGATGCGCGCGCTGGTCCTCACCGCCTATGACGGCCGGCCGGAGTCCCTGCGCGTGGAGTCCCGGCCGGTGCCCAGGCCCACCCCGGGGCAGGTCCTGGTTCGCGTGGCGGCGGCGCCCATCAACCCCGCGGACCTGATGTTCGTCCGCGGGCAGTACGGGCTCCGCAAGCCGCTGCCCGTGGTGCCGGGGCTGGAGGCCAGCGGGACGGTGGTGGCCGCGGGCGGGGTCGCCGGCCGGCTGCTGGTGGGGCGCCGCGTCGCGTGCGTGGCGCCCGGCGACGGGGACGGACTGTGGGCGGAGTACGCGGCGGTGCCCCTGGGGCAGTGTCTGCCCCTGCGCGCCCAGGTCTCCGATGAGCAGGGCGCCAGCCTGTTCATCAATCCCTTCACCGCGTGGGTGCTGATGGAGCGCGCCAAGGAGGGCGGCCACGCCGCGCTGGCGCAAACTGCCGCCGCGGGCACCATGGGGCGCATGCTGCTGGCGCTCGCGAAGCGCCGGGGCGTGCCCATCGTGAATGTGGTGCGGCGCCAGGAGCAGGTGGCCCTGCTGCGCGAGCTGGGCGCGGAGCACGTGCTGAGCACCCACGAGCCCGAGTTCGAGGAGCGCCTGCACCGCGTGTGTCACGCGCTGAAGGTGTCGCTCGCCTTCGACCCGGTGGGCGGCCGGCTCACAGGCCAACTCCTGCACGCGCTCCCGGAGGGCGGCACCGTCATCGTGTACGGCTCGCTCTCCGAGCAGGAGTGCCGCATCGCGCCCGCGGACCTCATCTTCGGGCGCAAGCGCGTGGAGGGCTTCTGGCTGTCGGAGTGGCACCGCCAGGGCTTCGGCGCCGCGCAAATCAAGGCGCTGATGGGCGTGCCGTCGCTGGTGGGCCAGACGCTGGAGACGCCCGTGCGCGCCCGGCTCCCGCTGGAGTCCGCGGGCGAGGCGGTGCGCATCGCGTCCGCTGACATGACGTCCGGCAAGGTGCTCTTCGTTCCGGAGCAGGGGCAGGCCCCGGCCGCGTCACCGTGA
- a CDS encoding EAL domain-containing protein — MSLPLSSAPAPSWLWKGDEPSVTSVFQPIVDLLRGEVIGHEVLSRGPGEFREPHVLFTQARLEGYTWELERACWTSALRCIATLPEAQRSAPFFFNVSPDVLSDPRFGDGSTEELLARYGLNPKNLVLEITEKAAFEDNALLQRLTRQCSALGFGIALDDFGAGHSGLVTLVNSAPQFIKLDQALVRDIHRHSYQQHLVKSLVAFAASVNATLIAEGVETWDELAVLLRLGIRHAQGYLVARPSPVPVQPSVEFEARRHEAMRALDFREDEDDDTVGSIVIRRVCVERAMTAEELERLFQQKADVDHIALLHGERLEALVLRRLTATKGPAQVAPLVVEDRMAITTLARLAMERPPEALYDPVAVTDAQQRFLGTVTMQALIRRVTELLERHRPA, encoded by the coding sequence ATGAGCCTGCCCCTCTCGTCCGCACCAGCGCCCTCCTGGCTGTGGAAAGGTGACGAGCCGAGCGTCACCTCGGTGTTTCAGCCCATCGTGGACTTGCTGCGTGGCGAGGTCATCGGGCACGAGGTGCTGTCGCGCGGACCGGGCGAGTTCCGAGAGCCGCACGTGCTCTTCACGCAGGCGCGCCTGGAAGGCTACACGTGGGAGCTGGAGCGCGCGTGCTGGACGTCCGCGCTGCGCTGCATCGCCACGCTGCCGGAGGCGCAGCGCAGCGCGCCCTTCTTCTTCAACGTCAGTCCGGACGTGCTGAGCGACCCGCGCTTCGGCGACGGCTCCACGGAGGAGCTGCTCGCGCGGTATGGACTGAACCCGAAGAACCTGGTGCTGGAAATCACGGAGAAGGCGGCGTTCGAGGACAACGCGCTGCTCCAGCGGCTGACGCGGCAGTGTTCCGCGCTGGGCTTCGGCATCGCGCTGGATGACTTCGGCGCAGGGCACTCTGGATTGGTGACGCTGGTGAACAGCGCGCCGCAGTTCATCAAGCTGGACCAGGCGCTGGTGCGAGACATCCACCGGCACAGCTACCAACAGCACCTGGTGAAGTCGCTGGTGGCCTTCGCGGCCAGCGTCAACGCGACGCTGATTGCCGAAGGCGTGGAGACCTGGGACGAGCTCGCCGTGCTGCTGCGGCTGGGCATCCGCCACGCGCAGGGCTACCTCGTGGCGCGCCCCTCCCCCGTCCCGGTGCAACCCAGCGTCGAGTTCGAGGCGCGGCGCCATGAAGCCATGCGCGCGCTGGACTTCCGCGAGGACGAGGACGACGACACGGTGGGCAGCATCGTCATCCGCCGCGTCTGTGTGGAGCGGGCCATGACGGCCGAGGAGTTGGAGCGGCTGTTCCAGCAGAAGGCCGATGTGGACCACATCGCGCTGCTGCATGGCGAACGGCTGGAGGCGCTGGTGCTGCGGCGGTTGACGGCCACGAAGGGCCCGGCGCAGGTGGCCCCGCTCGTGGTCGAGGACCGGATGGCCATCACCACTCTGGCGCGGCTCGCCATGGAGCGCCCACCCGAGGCGCTCTATGACCCGGTGGCCGTCACGGATGCCCAGCAGCGCTTCCTGGGCACCGTCACGATGCAGGCGCTCATCCGCCGCGTCACGGAGCTGCTGGAGCGGCACAGGCCGGCCTGA
- a CDS encoding outer membrane beta-barrel domain-containing protein: MNRPKLLLALCLVPALASAQSQEGMGLDLTDESQAESSQDAESPAPPPVEEASPAAASSLADEPVEEDPQLPLTDITQEDRVKSVQRKVYLKKGRFELTPLLSFSVNDAFYSKVGLSVRGAYYLADTLAISARGSLMQVVPSDDVRTAKRTFNSQIYYSVPQWSAMGDVEWSPIYGKVAFLNSILHFDGYLLAGAGVVRTETSALPGRGLNPAADLGLGMRFVAQDYLAVNVALINTSYVDQPLGSSKGAIQNVMTLNAGISLFLPFKSTGRDSE, translated from the coding sequence TTGAACCGCCCCAAGTTGCTGCTCGCCCTGTGTCTGGTGCCCGCGCTGGCATCCGCCCAGAGCCAGGAAGGCATGGGACTCGACCTCACCGACGAGTCGCAGGCCGAGTCATCGCAGGATGCAGAATCACCCGCGCCTCCTCCGGTCGAGGAGGCCAGTCCGGCCGCGGCGTCCAGCCTCGCGGACGAGCCCGTGGAAGAGGATCCGCAGTTGCCGTTGACGGACATCACCCAGGAGGACCGGGTGAAGAGCGTGCAGCGGAAGGTCTACCTCAAGAAGGGCCGCTTCGAGCTGACGCCGCTGTTGAGCTTCTCGGTCAATGACGCCTTCTATTCGAAGGTGGGCCTGTCGGTCCGGGGCGCCTACTACCTGGCGGACACGCTGGCCATCTCGGCGCGAGGCTCGCTGATGCAGGTGGTGCCGTCGGACGACGTGCGCACCGCGAAGCGGACCTTCAACAGCCAGATCTACTACTCCGTGCCGCAGTGGTCCGCGATGGGCGACGTGGAGTGGAGCCCCATCTACGGCAAGGTGGCCTTCCTCAACTCCATCCTCCACTTCGACGGCTACCTGCTGGCGGGCGCGGGCGTGGTGAGGACGGAGACCTCGGCGCTGCCGGGGCGCGGGCTCAACCCCGCCGCCGACCTGGGCCTGGGCATGCGCTTCGTCGCGCAGGACTACCTGGCCGTCAACGTGGCCCTCATCAACACCTCCTACGTGGATCAGCCCCTGGGCAGCAGCAAGGGGGCCATCCAGAACGTCATGACGCTCAACGCAGGCATCTCGCTGTTCCTGCCCTTCAAGTCCACGGGGAGGGACTCGGAATGA
- the cglC gene encoding adventurous gliding motility lipoprotein CglC, whose product MFVRTALMMSTALLLGGCEVASEIGKPCTLVRKATPEESAANNNTRTMPILEGEIAAKQDFISFGSVECEDLICVRDQDYPRALNEDGSLNETEPARGYCSKPCIEGGSSCDVTDTDDVNPDLPGRMSCRPMLLDQDTLDALRSADEAFYRRTFGENNSPFFCAGALIPD is encoded by the coding sequence ATGTTCGTGCGAACCGCCCTCATGATGTCCACCGCGCTGCTGCTCGGTGGCTGTGAGGTGGCCAGCGAGATTGGCAAACCCTGCACGCTGGTGCGCAAGGCGACCCCCGAGGAGTCGGCGGCCAACAACAACACCCGGACCATGCCCATCCTGGAGGGGGAGATCGCCGCCAAGCAGGACTTCATCTCCTTCGGCTCGGTGGAGTGCGAGGACCTGATCTGCGTGCGGGATCAGGACTATCCCCGCGCCCTCAATGAAGACGGCTCGCTGAACGAAACGGAGCCGGCCCGGGGCTACTGCAGCAAGCCCTGCATCGAGGGCGGTTCCTCCTGTGACGTGACGGACACGGACGACGTGAACCCCGACCTGCCCGGCCGGATGTCGTGCCGGCCGATGCTGCTGGATCAGGACACCCTGGATGCGCTCCGCTCCGCGGACGAGGCCTTCTACCGGCGGACGTTCGGCGAGAACAACTCGCCCTTCTTCTGCGCCGGCGCGCTCATCCCGGATTGA
- the plpQ gene encoding motility regulator PlpA — MSEQKTGPEHRQNGRAPIELKVDYKKLNSFFADYTKNISKGGTFIKTKKPLPIGTRFLFKLTVPHREAPFELLGEVVWSKADAEEPGMGIRFIYSSEAQRVEFETVVEGLMSDSLGGELTEKLLNKPLHSHS, encoded by the coding sequence ATGTCCGAACAGAAGACAGGTCCAGAGCACCGCCAGAACGGGCGCGCGCCCATCGAGCTGAAGGTCGACTACAAGAAGCTCAACTCGTTCTTCGCGGACTACACGAAGAACATCAGCAAGGGTGGCACCTTCATCAAGACGAAGAAGCCGCTGCCCATCGGCACGCGCTTCCTGTTCAAGCTGACGGTTCCGCACCGGGAGGCCCCCTTCGAGCTGCTCGGAGAGGTCGTCTGGTCCAAGGCGGACGCGGAGGAGCCCGGCATGGGCATCCGCTTCATCTACAGCAGCGAAGCGCAGCGGGTGGAGTTCGAGACGGTGGTGGAGGGGCTGATGTCCGACAGCCTCGGCGGCGAGCTGACGGAGAAGCTGCTCAACAAGCCGCTGCACTCGCACTCATGA
- the ybaK gene encoding Cys-tRNA(Pro) deacylase has translation MKTNAARLLDSLGVKYALRDYDVDPEDLSAETVAAKVGMPAEQVFKTLVARGDRTGVLMAVVPGNAELDLKALARLSGDRKVDTVPLKELQPLTGYIRGGCTAIGGKKDYPVYVDETMELFDAIAVSAGVRGTQLVLAPADYLRVTKAKTGPISRDKA, from the coding sequence GTGAAGACGAACGCCGCCCGGCTGCTGGACTCGCTGGGCGTGAAGTACGCGCTGCGCGACTACGACGTGGACCCGGAGGACTTGTCCGCGGAGACGGTGGCGGCCAAGGTGGGCATGCCCGCCGAGCAGGTCTTCAAGACGCTGGTGGCGCGCGGCGACCGCACCGGCGTGCTGATGGCGGTGGTGCCCGGCAACGCGGAGCTGGACTTGAAGGCCCTGGCCCGGCTCAGCGGGGACCGCAAGGTGGACACCGTGCCGCTCAAGGAGCTGCAGCCGCTCACCGGCTACATCCGGGGCGGCTGCACGGCCATTGGCGGCAAGAAGGACTACCCCGTCTACGTCGACGAGACGATGGAGCTGTTCGACGCCATCGCCGTGTCCGCGGGCGTGCGCGGCACGCAGCTCGTGCTCGCGCCCGCGGACTACCTGCGGGTGACGAAGGCGAAGACGGGCCCCATCTCCCGCGACAAGGCCTGA